GATTCCACACAACAAAAAAATGTAAAGATAGGTGTCAGAATTTGTGAAACTCAGACAGGTAAAACCTTGACTGCGGCGATGAAGAAACTGCTAGACTACGGCAAATATGGGATTACTCGCGGTTGTTTAGTGCGCTCTACACCCATCCCAAGAAGTTGGAGAAAGGCAAAAGAACTTGAACAGCAACTTGTACAGCAACAAGGGGGTGAGGTTGTTGTTTTGAAGAAAGATGAAATTAATCCTTTAGCAGCGATTCATGCAATGTATGAAGAAGCTGAAAACTACGGGTTTACAAAGGAAGAAATTTCAACTTTTGTCAAAGAGCTCAAACTGGCTGCGAATAATCGACTCATCCGCGAAATTCTGAGCGAGGGTGCGACTGTAACATGACAGTTCAGATTATTAAGGGGATTCAACTGCCGGCTTTTGATGTGGAAATGCTAAGTTTAGGCAAGCTCATTGCTGTGCCATTCAGACAGCATATCACAGATAATCAGAAATTCTGGCTTTACCCCAGTCAACAACTTCCCGATAATCTCAGTTTAGAACAATATTATCAGCCTCAATATTTAACTCAAGCTAGACGTTCATTCGCTGATAATGAGAACTATCCCATCCAGCTTAAAACTTGGGCACGTTGTGAATTTCATTTGCGGATTAATCCAGACAAAAAGCATCTTTTAGCTAGCATTGCTCAGTCAACTGTTTGGAATTTAAGTGCTTTAGAACATATCTTTGAACAGTACAAAGTTCTGAAACTGTTGATTTTGCGGGTTTATCGTTTGTCTCATCCTTGCACCGTTAATATACCAACAAAATTGAGATATTTCTACGAGCCGAATCAGTCAGAAGATATCATCACGATGGGAAGTGAAAGTGATGACCTCATCGTTTCAGAGGCTAGTTTTAACCAGCGAAAAGCGCTTTTATTAGCTGGGGAAGAGTATCTGCATAAAGATTTAGAGGATTTGCACTTTCAAGTTGAGCAGATTGCGATTAATAATCCAGCAGCTAAAATACTCAACCAAGAAATCAAAATATTTTTGGGTTGGTGTGAAGCTTCACCAAAAGCTGCACCTGACCCTGATTTAGCTTGGATTCAAACTATCGCTCAAGTCGGAAATTCTAGCGATGGTCATGCGTTTGAAAAGCTGGTACGTCGAGCACTCCTCAAATTAGGCTTCACAGGTTCTATTCTCGAACCAGACTCAACAGGTGGACCCGGAGGCATGGACTTTTATTGTGAAATGCCTTATCCAATGGTAGGAGAGTGCAAGGCAACGAAAACTGAAACAGTTAGTGATAAAACGCCGGCACAACTTCTAAAAATTGGCATGAATCATCTTGGTAAAGAACAATATGAGCGTTCAATCAAGTTGATTGTAGCCGCTGGAGACTTAACTTATTATGCCCTTAGAACAGCGAGGGAAAATTCTATGAATGTCATTAGACCTGAAACTTTACAAAGACTCGTTGAACTGGAAGCGCAACATAAAAACTCTGTAAATTTGCTGGAGCTAAAACATTCTTTACAACACGCTCCTTTTGGATTAGCTGACGAAAAAGTTAACAATTATCTTGATAAAGTTCAACAAACTATTAATTTGCGTTCGCATATCATCCAGCTCGTGAAAAAACATTTAGAAAACATAAATGATGAAAACGTCGGAGTTGAAAGCCTGAAAATAGCTTATATTTACTCTACTCCACCCCCGCCTCAGCCATTAACCTCTCAAGAAATGTATGAAATCCTGATTGAACTTTCCTCGCCTTTAACCGGCTACTTGGGGCGAATCAAAGGCAGCAATTGGGAAAATGATCGCTTTTACTTCTTGCGAGAAATGCCGGCAGATGAATGAGCCGGCAAGCTTCACCGCAACTACGCCTGCTTAAGGATCTTCATCAAATCCAAAATTGACTAATACTAAATGCTCCGGGTTTTCAATTAACTCTTGCGTTAAAAAGAACCCAGCAATTGTCCAACTTTGGAATTTTCTCGCTTCTTTTCCAATCAGCCGGCCATCTTCACCATCATAATATTCTGGCCAATCTTCGGCTAATAAACGCTTCCCAACAACGACAAGGTCTTCTTTCAATCTTTTTAAAACATCGTATCTGCCGGTTTTCAAAGCAGCCGCCGCCAACATCCAAGTTAAAACCGGCCAACTTCCTCCATTATGATAAGACCAGCGTTTATTCTTAGGATCGCATCCTGTCAAAATCTCCCAATCTCGACCTTCTAAAGCCGGATAACAAATTTTTATCGGCATATGGGCAAGCAATTTATCCCATTGCTGATAGATCAGTTCCATAATCTCTTGGGATTGCATCTTCGTTGCCAAAGAACACAGAATCGTCATCAAATTTGCCAGCGTAAAGAAACGACAATCTAACTGCGAAGGGCCGAGGTTGCCGGCAAAATATCCCCCTTTTTCTTCTAACCACTCACTCAACCATTCGTAGGGAATTGAATCTGAATAGAGATTGAACTTATTAATCACTTCTTTCCCATATTGCTCCACCCTAAAGCGATAGATATCATTCAAACTCTTAATATCTAACCAATAATCGATCCGAATTCGCTCTTTGAGCGCTTGCAAGCGTAAATGCACTGCCCGCCTCACTTTTTGATTGGCTTCGTTATCGGGCAACAGCTCAGAAGCTGCTCGCAAAGACGCGTAAAATAAAGCTTGAATTTCTAGCGGATGCCCGTAGATTCCCAGCCGGCGATCAATCATACAGGCACCATCTGGAACAAGCAGCGTCGGTTCCATATCAAAGCGATCTGAAAAACACAATTCCAGAATTAATCGCACCCCTTCTTGAAAATCCTCTTGATGCGCCAGAAAGTGATTTCCAACCGCCTTACAATAAGCTCGCAACAAAAGAATCCACCACAAGCTAGAATCAACCGGCGTTACCCTAGCAATCGCCCGATCCCCAAAATCCGGTTCTAAATGTTGCTGTCCGTTGTCAACAATTACCTTAAAACTGGCCGGCATCAAAGCTAAACCCGTAAAACTTCTTTGTCTAGCTTGCTGATGTAACTCTAAAGTCACTTCCAGAAAATGGCGAACAATTTCTTTGCCGCTGACTGGAATCTCTTTTTCTCCATCATGTTTAGCCGGCAACTCATCATCTTTTACCAAAAAAAGCAGCGCGACGGGAACAAAATCACGAATAAAAACCTGGTCGTAATTTAGAACTTCTCCGGGAATAGGATGCGCTGCATCAGGATTGCAGACAGCCGGTGTGCCAATCCAGCGGCCTTCATATTCGATCAGCGACTCAACAAGGATTTTTAACCCGTCTTCTTCCATCTGACTTAATTTCCTCAACTTCCAATCATTATGTTAGAGGCGATGCAGCTTGCTTAAATGTTTCTCCACCACCTTATCTGATTGTGCTGATCTCAGTTGCACACTTTCAGGCCGGTGTTGTCGTAGCGTTGACCCTCGATTCGGGCTTTTGAGAGCGTCGGCACTCAGTTTATACATAACCGCCAACCGGCGCAAGCTTTCTGCACCACATCTCAAATTGCCTTTCTCAGATGCCGGTGTATTATCGAAGCGTTTATCTGGTGGTACATCAGTGGTAACTGAGTGTCGGTGTCAAAAATCACCAACTCCTTTAACCAAATCTGGGATGATTACGCGCAATCTTTAACGGTCACACAGACAAAGGAACACTCAATGGAAATTCCAGACATCACCTCAAAACTTTTAGCTGCAAAAAAAGCCACCGGACTCAGCTTTGCCGATTTAGAAAAAATTCTCGGACGCGATGAAGTCTGGATCGCCGCCGTTTTCTACCGGCAAGCCAGTGCTTCTGAAGAAGAAGCCAAACAACTCACCGACGCACTTGGACTCGATGCCAGTGTCGCTCAATTGCTCACCGAACCCTCTCTCAAAGGGTTAGGGCCGGTTGTTCCTACCGATCCGCTGATTTACCGCTTCTACGAAATTATGCAAGTGTACGGAATGCCTCTGAAATCGGTAATTCATGAGAAATTCGGCGACGGCATCATGAGTGCGATTGATTTCACCCTCGACGTAGACAAAGAAGAAGACCCCAAGGGCGATCGCGTCAAGATCACGATGTCCGGGAAATTTTTGGCTTATAAGAAGTGGTAGCCGGTCACAACTACAAGGGGTAGCACGTCACAACCAGACGCGGAGGCGATCACAGCCAATAGAAGGGGAACGGGGGATCATGGAAATAGGGGAAAAAAACCCCCTTTTACCCCACCCGATGCCCCCCAAGCGCCCAAATTTATGTTAAATTTTCGTGACCTTGCGGATTTTGGCTAAAAAACGGTAAAATAAGATACAGAAATAAATTTTTTATTGAATATGAACTTCTCTACTCAGCCCAGAAACAATGATTCGTTAAGGAACGCCGATATGAAACTCACTTATCGCGGTGTTAGCTACAACTACGAACCCCCCACCATTGACATGATGGAAGGCGAAGTCGGGGGTAAATATCGGGGACAACCCTGGACAGTCAGCTATCCCAGACATATTCCCGTGCCTCAGCCGGCTTTATCGTTGAAATATCGCGGTGTTGCCTATCAAACCGGCGAAGCTGCAGATGCCGGCGTCACTGCCCCTGCCTCACCTGTAGAAACAACGCCGGTGTGGGCAGTTTCACCCCGAAACGCTTCTCATAGCGTCGTCTCGCAAGTCTCCGAAATTCACCGCGCCAATATTTGCCAAAACCTGGAACGGCGCATTGAAGCAGCCAAAGCCCGTGGAGATCGGCAGCTGTTGCAAATGTTGGAACAAGAATCACAGCAGTTGACTTGCTCACTGTAGTGGGTTTTGTCTAAAGCAGACTTGAAACAGCCGGTTTCATGAACTGACTTTGTCGAAGCATTCTCGATTAGCCTCAAATCCCGCCCGCCATTTAAATGGCGGGCTAATAGCAAAAGTCCACTAAAGGGGACTGGAATTTTTTACCAGTCCACGTTAGTGGACTTTCGCTATTAGCGGGGGACTTAAGTCCCCCGCAGGTGGTGCGACGAAATCAGATCGAGAAGCCGGCTTTTTCACACTCTGCCTTAACCTTTAACGCAAACAACTTGCTTCAGTGTGGCCACCACTTCAACCAAATCCGATTGCTGCTTCATCACCTGCTCAATCGGCTTGTAAGCGCCTGGAATTTCATCCAAAACGCCGCCATCTTTGCGGCATTCAACGCCTTGTGTTTGTTTCACCAAATCGTCTACGCTAAATTGGTTTTTCGCCTTATTTCTAGACATCAAGCGACCGGCACCGTGGGAACAAGAACAGTAACTGTCCATATTTCCTTTGCCTTTAACAATGAATGATTTCGCACCCATTGAACCAGGAATAATGCCATAGTCATTCTCTTGCGCCCGCACAGCGCCCTTACGGGTGACATACACTTGTTCCCCGAAATGCACTTCTTTCTCGGCGTAATTGTGGTGGCAATTTACCTGCAATAAAGGCTTTGTCTGCTTACCGCCGCCCAGATGCTTTTCCACAATCCGCACAAAGCGACTCATCATCACATCACGATTGTAGCGGGCATAGTTCTGCGCCCACTGCAAATCTCGCCAGTAAGCGGCAAACTGAGGAGTGCCGGCGACAAAATAGGCCAAATCCGGATCAGGTAACCGAGTATCTGCCAGTTTTAGCAATTCTTTAGCTGTATCAATGTGGTTTTGCGCCAGCATATTTCCAATGTGACGTGAACCAGAGTGCAGCATCAACCAAACGTGGTTCTCGGTATCCAGACAAACCTCAATAAAGTGGTTGCCGCCACCCAGAGAACCCATCTGTTTCATGGCTTTTCCTTCCAAGCGCCGCACCCCCGGATGCAGTTCTTTGAAATCACGCCATCCTTGCCAATTGGTAACAGCTTTTTCAACGTTTTTGTTCTCATTAAATCCAACTGGAATTGCTGCTTCAATATCCAGCCGAATTTTCTTGAGTTTACCTTCCAACTCATCAGCCGTGAATGGTGTCTGGACAGCCATCATGCCGCAGTTGTGAACAAATACGCCGGCTGTTAGGGCAAAGTTGCCATATTCAGGAACCGTTAAGCAATAAACATCTTGCCGGTCTGGTAAGGAGATAACCTCAACAACTTTGTGGTTGTAGCCATGTTGGTACTTCCTATGATTGTGCAGTCCAATTGGGCTTTTAACACTGTCTCCGCAAGTTTCACAAGCGTAAAGCCGATTCGCAATTTCTTTGCTCTTGGATTTTCCTTTCTCGCTGATGTTGTAGTTAATTAAGAACTGCTTGCCTCGTTCCCCATTTCCTGAGACTGACTCTCTGAAATGATCGGGACGATCTTGCATATACTTAATAATATTTTTCGTCCCTCTTTCAGAATAAAAGCTATGTCCCTCTGCGGTATTAGCTTTGTCAGTGAGCGCTTGCTTTCTTCTGCTCTCAAATTCAGGAGATTGCCAGTATTTGTTTCTTTCTACCAGTGACCGATGATAGGAAGAATGTTCGCGATTCCCCATGAATTCTAGGTTTTCCGACCTGTTATCAACCGGGTCAAAGTTTTTGTGATGAATCACAGTCCGCTGGCCGGCAAATGCAGGAATTTTCCCTAAAAGGCCAGACCGGGCAACAATCCAATGTGCCTTTTGCAATCTGCCAGAATAATTCTGCTGAATTAAGGTGTATCCATCCTGATCAGTATCCGTGTAAAAAGGCATTAAAGATGTACCGGCTTTTAAATCGCAAGCCTCAAGGTAGCTGCCATCGCGCAGCATAAATTGGTGATCGGGAGTGCATTTAATTTCTTCGCCATTGTCAAGAATGACCTTGACCAAGGGAGCATTTTTACGAGTTAAACGTGCCGTTGCCTTTGCCGCTACAATGCGACCCGTAGCCGTGCACGAATATACGATAAACTCCTGATTAGCAATAGCCAGTTCTTGAATGGGATAAGATTTCCCATCAGTCACAGGAACTAATGTATCTCCAGTAAAACAACCAATATCAACCCCCACAGCGGCGGGTATCAGTGCGTCTTTTGTCGCCACCACTGAACCCACCAAGGCACCTTTACCCAGGTGAACATCCGGCATCAGTGAGACGTGCTTAAACACAAATGGCAGCGAGGCCACATTTTTAGCCATTTTTTCTTCATCACGGCTTAGTGGGTGGCCGGCCCAAGACAGCACCGGCTTAGGGGTTGAAAGTTCGAGATTTTCGTGGGGCATGAATATTGTTTTCCTTTCGCACTACTAATATACTACACAAAAGTTACAAAATCATCAAGGTATCTCGGATCGCAACTGTTCGATATTTTTCTCCCAGTTACGACCGTCAAAAGGCACAATATGAAAGCGTTCCTCTACTTCACCATCGAGACAGTGGACATTGACATCGAAGCTATCAGGATGGGAACGGGGCCGGTAAAATGAGTGAATTCCGCAGACTCGGCAGAAGATGTGTTTGGCAATGCCGGTGTTGAAGGTGTAGGTTGTTAGTTCATCTTCGCCTTGTAGTAAGGTGAAGTTTTCTGCCGGCACGATTAGATGCAAGAAGCCTTTTTTTGTGCAAATTGAGCAGTTGCAATCTGTGGCTTCATGTTTTTCTACTTTTACTTGAAATCTTACAGCGCCACAGTGGCAGCCGCCTTCATAAGTAGTGGGTTCGTTCATGGTTTTTTGTTGATGTATTTAGGGAGGATGGGTTAGGGTGAAAGTTTTGGGAATAAGATCTTTTAACCGCAGATGATAGCGCAGCGTGGCGCTAGCCATACGCAGATGATTGAGCTGTTATTGGTAGGGTTAAACAAGGGGTGTGATGAGATGCCGGCTGTAAGTTTTTCTATTTCCAAATATTATAATTTTGGTTTCTTTATTGAGAAAATTAAGGTTAGTCTCGCCTTACCCAAATGCCTCGCAGTCCGACAGCTTTAGCGCCTTGATAATCTTCTTTGAAACTGTCACCTATATGCCAAGCTGTCTCAGCTAGACAATTATGTTTTTGCAAACCGGCAATAAATATTTGAGAATTTGGTTTGGCAGCACCGACTTCTGTAGAAATTGTAACAGATGTGAAAAAATCCGCTAAGTTGAGTGCTTTTAGAACTGTGTGCAGGCGGGTATCAAAGTTTGATATAATTCCTAATTCAATTTTTTTATGATGCCAAAATTTGAGTGCCGGCAAGACATCGGGATAGACAAACCAAGCTTGATCGGTGGCAAAATAAGCGAAGGCTTCGGTAAAGAAAGCATCAAAATCTGAAAATTGATGGAAGACACCGGCTGTTTTGAAAGTTTGTCCGGCTATCGCTTTCCACCACTCAAATTCTCTTTCTGGAATCTGTGCCGGCGTGGCATCAGGAAATGCTGCCGGTGTTGATGCCTTAAAGCTTTTATAAAACGCCTGATTGATTAACTCAGGTGAAACTTTAACATTAAACCGGCTGGCGATTTCTCCATAGACTTCACCGACACTTCCCCTCACTCCAAATAAAGTGCCGACTGCATCTAAAAAAATTACTTTGGGGCGTTCGTTCTCATTAGTCATGGGTTAAGCAAATCAGCATTTTATTAACTTTTAGAAGCGGGCAAGGACGCCTGCACGACAAGCGGTTTACCGAGAACGACTAGTTAAAAAAAATATCAACTTCATCGCTAATAATAAACCATGAGCTAGAAGAGAGAAATTCAAAAACTAACCTCTAGCCCCATGCCCTTAC
Above is a genomic segment from Microcoleus sp. FACHB-68 containing:
- a CDS encoding GFA family protein, which codes for MNEPTTYEGGCHCGAVRFQVKVEKHEATDCNCSICTKKGFLHLIVPAENFTLLQGEDELTTYTFNTGIAKHIFCRVCGIHSFYRPRSHPDSFDVNVHCLDGEVEERFHIVPFDGRNWEKNIEQLRSEIP
- a CDS encoding DUF1802 family protein translates to MTVQIIKGIQLPAFDVEMLSLGKLIAVPFRQHITDNQKFWLYPSQQLPDNLSLEQYYQPQYLTQARRSFADNENYPIQLKTWARCEFHLRINPDKKHLLASIAQSTVWNLSALEHIFEQYKVLKLLILRVYRLSHPCTVNIPTKLRYFYEPNQSEDIITMGSESDDLIVSEASFNQRKALLLAGEEYLHKDLEDLHFQVEQIAINNPAAKILNQEIKIFLGWCEASPKAAPDPDLAWIQTIAQVGNSSDGHAFEKLVRRALLKLGFTGSILEPDSTGGPGGMDFYCEMPYPMVGECKATKTETVSDKTPAQLLKIGMNHLGKEQYERSIKLIVAAGDLTYYALRTARENSMNVIRPETLQRLVELEAQHKNSVNLLELKHSLQHAPFGLADEKVNNYLDKVQQTINLRSHIIQLVKKHLENINDENVGVESLKIAYIYSTPPPPQPLTSQEMYEILIELSSPLTGYLGRIKGSNWENDRFYFLREMPADE
- a CDS encoding HAD-IA family hydrolase; the encoded protein is MTNENERPKVIFLDAVGTLFGVRGSVGEVYGEIASRFNVKVSPELINQAFYKSFKASTPAAFPDATPAQIPEREFEWWKAIAGQTFKTAGVFHQFSDFDAFFTEAFAYFATDQAWFVYPDVLPALKFWHHKKIELGIISNFDTRLHTVLKALNLADFFTSVTISTEVGAAKPNSQIFIAGLQKHNCLAETAWHIGDSFKEDYQGAKAVGLRGIWVRRD
- a CDS encoding DUF4278 domain-containing protein — translated: MKLTYRGVSYNYEPPTIDMMEGEVGGKYRGQPWTVSYPRHIPVPQPALSLKYRGVAYQTGEAADAGVTAPASPVETTPVWAVSPRNASHSVVSQVSEIHRANICQNLERRIEAAKARGDRQLLQMLEQESQQLTCSL
- a CDS encoding glycoside hydrolase 100 family protein, which gives rise to MEEDGLKILVESLIEYEGRWIGTPAVCNPDAAHPIPGEVLNYDQVFIRDFVPVALLFLVKDDELPAKHDGEKEIPVSGKEIVRHFLEVTLELHQQARQRSFTGLALMPASFKVIVDNGQQHLEPDFGDRAIARVTPVDSSLWWILLLRAYCKAVGNHFLAHQEDFQEGVRLILELCFSDRFDMEPTLLVPDGACMIDRRLGIYGHPLEIQALFYASLRAASELLPDNEANQKVRRAVHLRLQALKERIRIDYWLDIKSLNDIYRFRVEQYGKEVINKFNLYSDSIPYEWLSEWLEEKGGYFAGNLGPSQLDCRFFTLANLMTILCSLATKMQSQEIMELIYQQWDKLLAHMPIKICYPALEGRDWEILTGCDPKNKRWSYHNGGSWPVLTWMLAAAALKTGRYDVLKRLKEDLVVVGKRLLAEDWPEYYDGEDGRLIGKEARKFQSWTIAGFFLTQELIENPEHLVLVNFGFDEDP
- the cynS gene encoding cyanase gives rise to the protein MEIPDITSKLLAAKKATGLSFADLEKILGRDEVWIAAVFYRQASASEEEAKQLTDALGLDASVAQLLTEPSLKGLGPVVPTDPLIYRFYEIMQVYGMPLKSVIHEKFGDGIMSAIDFTLDVDKEEDPKGDRVKITMSGKFLAYKKW
- a CDS encoding RtcB family protein — translated: MPHENLELSTPKPVLSWAGHPLSRDEEKMAKNVASLPFVFKHVSLMPDVHLGKGALVGSVVATKDALIPAAVGVDIGCFTGDTLVPVTDGKSYPIQELAIANQEFIVYSCTATGRIVAAKATARLTRKNAPLVKVILDNGEEIKCTPDHQFMLRDGSYLEACDLKAGTSLMPFYTDTDQDGYTLIQQNYSGRLQKAHWIVARSGLLGKIPAFAGQRTVIHHKNFDPVDNRSENLEFMGNREHSSYHRSLVERNKYWQSPEFESRRKQALTDKANTAEGHSFYSERGTKNIIKYMQDRPDHFRESVSGNGERGKQFLINYNISEKGKSKSKEIANRLYACETCGDSVKSPIGLHNHRKYQHGYNHKVVEVISLPDRQDVYCLTVPEYGNFALTAGVFVHNCGMMAVQTPFTADELEGKLKKIRLDIEAAIPVGFNENKNVEKAVTNWQGWRDFKELHPGVRRLEGKAMKQMGSLGGGNHFIEVCLDTENHVWLMLHSGSRHIGNMLAQNHIDTAKELLKLADTRLPDPDLAYFVAGTPQFAAYWRDLQWAQNYARYNRDVMMSRFVRIVEKHLGGGKQTKPLLQVNCHHNYAEKEVHFGEQVYVTRKGAVRAQENDYGIIPGSMGAKSFIVKGKGNMDSYCSCSHGAGRLMSRNKAKNQFSVDDLVKQTQGVECRKDGGVLDEIPGAYKPIEQVMKQQSDLVEVVATLKQVVCVKG